CGTCAAAATATCGCACCGAAAATCGCGATTGCCATTGCCAAATACACCAACGAAAACAAGGTTGATATCTATAGCCTCAATGCCAACCAAGACACCTTTAACGAACTCGCTAAACAAGAGGTCAACAAGGTTTGGACAGGCCTCTACGGGATTGAAGCAACCAATATCTTGCTTGAAGACCTCAGCTACGACCAAGAAAGTCTAGATATCGTTCGCAAGCTTGATAGCGAGCTCGTGGCAATGAAGTACAACACGATTGAAATCGAAGAACGCCGTGCTCGTAACGAAGCGCTTATTGCTGCAGCTGCCAACGAAGGAAATGGCAATGGGATGAACATGTTTATGGGCATGAATCTTGGCCAAACTCTCGGTGGTCAACTAAGCCAACAAGTCCAAAATCAAGCACCTGCTCAAAACACTGGACAAACTGCCAGCAAGAATTTTTACATCGAAGTCGATGGAAAATACGTCCTCGTTACCAAAGACGAAGATGGAAATATCGTACCAGTCAACTAATTAAGCTCCTTCTGACATTTGAGTAATGTTGTCTTTTATGGTACAATAAAGAGTAAATTATTTTATTAAAGAGGTAAAAACATGATTGAAGCAAGTAAATTAAAGGCTGGTATGACCTTTGAAACAGCTGACGGAAAATTGATCCGCGTTTTGGAAGCTAGCCACCACAAACCAGGTAAAGGAAACACAATCATGCGTATGAAATTACGTGATGTCCGTACTGGTTCTACATTTGACACAAGCTACCGTCCAGAGGAAAAATTTGAACAAGCTATCATCGAGACTGTCCCAGCTCAATACTTGTACAAAATGGATGACACAGCCTACTTCATGAACACAGAAACTTACGACCAATACGAAATTCCTGTAGTCAACGTTGAAAACGAGTTGCTTTACATCCTTGAAAACTCAGAAGTGAAGATCCAATTCTACGGAACTGAAGTGATTGGTGTTACCGTTCCTACTACTGTTGAGTTGACAGTTGCAGAAACTCAACCATCTATCAAAGGTGCTACTGTTACAGGTTCTGGTAAACCAGCAACGATGGAAACTGGACTTGTCGTAAACGTTCCAGACTTCATCGAAGCAGGACAAAAACTCGTTATCAACACTGCAGAAGGAACTTACGTTTCTCGTGCCTAATCTCTAGAAAGAGGTCATTCTATGGGAATTGAAGAACAACTTGGCGAAATCGTTATCGCCCCACGTGTACTTGAAAAAATCATTGCTATTGCTACTGCAAAAGTAGAGGGTGTTCACTCTTTTTCAAACAAATCAGTATCTGACACCCTTTCAAAACTTTCACTCGGCCGTGGTGTTTATCTAAAAAACGTGGACGAAGAACTCACAGCAGATATCTATCTCTACCTTGAGTACGGAGTAAAAGTTCCTAAGGTAGCTGTTGCTATCCAGAAAGCTGTTAAAGATGCAGTCCGCAATATGGCTGATGTAGAACTCGCTGCTATCAATATTCACGTTGCAGGTATCGTCCCAGATAAAACACCAAAACCAGAATTGAAAGATCTATTTGACGAGGACTTCCTCAATGACTAGTCCACTATTAGAATCTAGACGCCAACTCCGTAAATGCGCTTTTCAAGCTCTCATGAGCCTTGAATTCGGTACGGATGTCGAAACTGCTTGTCGTTTCGCCTATACTCATGATCGTGAAGATACGGATGTGCAACTTCCAGCCTTTTTGACAGAGCTAGTTTCTGGTGTTCAGGCTAAAAAGGAAGAACTGGACAAGCAAATCACACAGCATTTAAAAGCAGGTTGGACCATCGAGCGTTTAACGATCGTGGAGAGAAACCTCCTTCGCTTGGGAGTCTTTGAAATCACTTCATTTGACACTCCACAGCTGGTTGCGGTTAATGAAGCTATCGAGCTTGCAAAGGACTTCTCAGATCAAAAATCTGCCCGTTTTATCAACGGACTACTCAGCCAGTTTGTAACAGAAGAACAGTAAATAGAAAAAGTGTTTGAAAATTATCAAACACTTTTTCTTTACTTCCTACCATCTAAAAATCAAATATTAAATATAAAATAAAATCGACGGAGCATAGGGAATAACATTATAGAAACTATGACAAACAATGGTAAATCGAAGACTACCCGTAACTCGATAAGCGACTGCAAATAGAAGACCAAGAATACTATAAATGATGAGACTGATGGGGTCACGATGAGATAGAACCAAGTGACTGAGCCCAAAGATGAAAGAAGACAAGATCACATCCAAATAAAACTCCGACTTCGGAAAGAAGGTATTCATAAAATAACCCCTATAGATTGTCTCCTCAACAACAGGTACAATCGAAATGTTAAAGATTAAAAATATAAGACTTGATAGAGTCGTTTCTCTCCCGTTTAAGTATAGTTCTGAAAGAAGGTCTTGGAAAATAAAGCTATGGTCAATCAATCGAATATTCTGCATTCTAAATCCATTTAAAAAAGAATAGATAAGGAAACAACCTACCAAGAAAGCGAGATAAGACCAGTGCCAATCCTTTTTGTCGAAGATAAAGAGCATCTTCTTCTTTTTCAACCACAAAACGAATAAAAAGAAAATAAGCAACACTTCTCCAACTAGGAAGATTATATAGCTGTCCATTCCTAAACCAAAGGTTCTAGCTAGAGTTATAGCCCCTAATGGCGTTAAATAAATGTACAGGAACATTAAAATCATACAGATTCCTAAATGTATTGTCTTTTTCATTCTTTCTCTCCTAATGGTAAACTCTCTATTAGGGCAATATAGAGGATAGACCATTGATTGTTTTTCTTATTTATCTAGAGTATTCATGTTTATCCATGCTCTATTATCAAAATAGCTAGAACAAAATGTTCTAGCTTTTAAATTTTCTTAGTATTTTCTAAAGCGTTGGTAACGTTCTTCGATAAGTTGGTCGAGTGGTAGTTCTTGCAACCTATCTAGTTCTGCACGCAATTCATTTTTAACGCAACCTAGCAGTTCTTTACTTGACAGCCCTGCTTCTGAGATTACCTTGTCTACGATTCCCATTTCTAGAAGTTCGTGTGAAGTGATTTTCATCAACTCCGCTGCTTCCATAGCACGACTTCCATCCTTCCAAAGGATAGAGGCAAAGCCTTCAGGGCTAAGAACGGCGTAGATTGAGTTTTCTAACATCCAGACACGGTTAGCTACGGCTAGAGCTAGGGCCCCACCAGATCCTCCTTCACCGATAATAATCGCGATGATTGGAACCTTGAGATCACTCATTTCCATCAGGTTTCGGGCAATTGCTTCACCTTGTCCACGTTCCTCGGCACCAACACCTGGGTAAGCACCCGCCGTATTGATAAAGGTCACAACTGGACGGCCAAACTTTTCTGCCTGTTTCATCAGGCGCAAGGCCTTACGATAGCCTTCTGGATGTGGTTGCCCAAAATTTCGTTTGAGGTTATCATGAAGACTCTTCCCCTTTTGGATACCAACGACAGTTACTGCTTGGTCACCTAACCAACCAATTCCACCGATAACCGCACCATCATCACGGAAAGAGCGATCTCCATGCAATTCGATAAACTCGTCAAAAATTCCATTGGCAAAATCAAGTGCAGTCAAGCGACTCTGCTCGCGTGCCTCTCTGACTATTTTTGCACTATTCATCCGCGACTTCCTCCATGCAATCTTACTAATTTAGCAATTGTTTCAGGCAATTCTCTCCGTTTGACAATTGCATCAACAAATCCATGTTCAAGCAGAAATTCTGCCTTTTGGAAGTCATCCGGTAAGGTCTCACGAACTGTATTTTCGATAACACGACGTCCAGCAAAACCAACCAAACTCTGTGGCTCAGCTAGGATAATATCCCCTTCCATAGCAAAAGAAGCGGTCACCCCACCTGTTGTCGGATCGGTTAAAATAGTTAGGTAAAAAAGTCCTGCCTTGGAATGACGTTGAACTGCCGCAGAAATCTTAGCCATCTGCATCAAGCTCATGATTCCTTCTTGCATACGGGCTCCACCAGAAGCTGTGAAGAGAACGACTGGCAAGTTTTCTACCGTTGCATACTCAAACAAGCGCGTGATTTTTTCACCCACAACGGTTCCCATAGAAGCCATGATAAAGTTTGAATCCATGATCCCAAGGGCAACTTTTTGTCCCTTGATGCTAGCTGTACCAGTCAGTACTGCTTCATCCAAACCTGTCTTTTCACGCATACTAGCTAGTTTTTTCTGGTAGCCAGGAAAGTTTAATGGATCTTGAGTTTCAATACCCGTAAACATCTCCACAAAGGTGTCAGAATCAATCGTCAAATCCAAGCGTTCCTGAGCTGAAATACGGAAAGTATAGCTGCAATGGGGACAAATTCGTTCGCTCCCAAGATCCTTTTGGTAAATGGTGTGTTTACAACCAGGACACTGGGAGAAGAGTTCATCCGGAACCTCAGGCTTGGCTTGTGGTTTCTGCCTTACGGAACGGTTAGGATTGATCCGAATATACTTATCCTTTTTACTAAATAGAGCCATAACTCCCCCTTTTAGTTCTCATACTATTTGAAAGTCTATTCTTTTTCTTGGTATTTTGGCAAGAAAGTTTCCATCAAGAAGGAAGTATCGTAGTCACCAGCGATAACTCGGCGGTCTGAAATCAGATCCAACTGGAAGTCTGCATTGGTTTGCACTCCTTCAATATCAAGTTCATAAAGTGCCCGTTGCATCTTCATAAGAGCATCAAAACGATTCTCCCCATGAACAATGATTTTAGCAATCATACTATCATAGTAAGGGGGAATGGTATAACCTGGATAAACTGCTGAGTCCACGCGCAAGCCAACTCCACCACTTGGTAGATAGAGATTGGTAATTTTACCTGGGCTTGGAGCAAAGTTAAATGCTGGATTTTCCGCATTGATCCGGCACTCGATAGCATGACCTCGTAGGACGATATCTTCTTGTTTGAAAGGTAAAGGTTGCCCGGCAGCAATGCGAATCTGTTCCTTCACGATATCAACACCTGAAACAAACTCTGTGACTGGGTGCTCCACTTGCACACGAGTATTCATTTCCATGAAGTAGAAATTGCCACTCGCTTCATCGAGAAGAAATTCAATCGTACCTGCATTTTCATAGCCTACAGATTCTGCTGCACGAACGGCTGCAGCACCAATTTCATTACGAAGGGTTTTGCCAATCGCAATAGATGGGCTTTCTTCTAAGACCTTTTGGTTATTCCGTTGAAGTGAACAGTCCCGTTCACCAAGATGGACAACATGACCCTCTTGGTCCGCAAGGATCTGAACCTCAATATGGCGAGCTGGATAAATCACACGCTCAAGATACATAGCGCCATTTCCAAAATTGGCCTTGGCTTCACTGGATGCTGTCTCAAAGGCTGCGACCAAGTCTTCTGCCTTTTCAACCTTACGAATCCCTTTTCCACCACCACCTGCCGATGCCTTAAGCATGACTGGATAGCCAATTTTTTCTGCAACTGCAAGCGCCTCTTCAGCCGTGTGAACTTCACCATCAGATCCTGGGATAACTGGAACCCCAGCCTTGATCATTTGCTCACGCGCATTGATCTTATCTCCCATGGTATCCATCACAGCACCAGAAGGGCCGATGAACTTAATTCCCACTTCATCACACATCGTGGCAAACTTGGAGTTTTCGCTAAGAAATCCAAAACCTGGATGGATGGCTTCTGCTTCTGTCAAGACTGCAGCAGACAAAATCGCATTGATATTGAGATAAGACTCTGTCGCCTTACCAGGTCCGATACAGATAGCTTCATCCGCTAGGAGTGTGTGAAGAGCTTCCTTATCAGCAGTTGAATAAACTGCCACGGTCGCAATGCCCAATTCACGCGCAGCTCGAATAATGCGAACCGCAATCTCACCACGGTTGGCAATCAAAATTTTACGAAACATGGAGATCCTCCTTAGTTTCCAATTGCAAAGGTAAGAGTACCACTCGCTGCAAGCTTACCATCTACTTCAGCCTTCGCTTCAACCACAGCAATCGTACCACGACGTTTAACAAAAGTAGCCGTCATGACTAATTGGTCACCTGGTACAACTTGCTTCTTGAACTTAACCTTGTCCATGCCAGCATAGAAGACCAGTTTCCCTTTATTTTCAGGTTTGGACAATTCCAAGACACCAGCAGTCTGAGCCAAGGCCTCCATGATAAGAACACCTGGCATGACTGGGTATTGTGGAAAATGACCATTGAAGAAAGGTTCGTTGATGGTCACATTTTTAATGGCAACAATGGTATCCTCGCTCACTTCCAAGACACGGTCCACTAGGAGCATGGGGTAGCGATGGGGTAGAGCTTCTTTGATTCCTTGAATATCGATCATTTGATGCGTACCAATCCTTTACCGAACTCAACCATTTCTTCATTTGAAACGAGAATTTCTGTCACCACACCATCCTTAGGCGCTGGAATCTCATTCATGACTTTCATGGCTTCGATGATCACCAAAGTTTGACCTTTTTTAACACTGTCTCCGACTGTGACAAAGGCAGGTTTATCTGGTCCAGCAGCCAAGTAAGCCACCCCTACAAGTGGACTTTCAACGACATCACCCGCTGGAGCAACCGTCGTTTCAGCTGGTGCTGGAGCTTCTTCCACTGCACTCTCAACTGGAGTTGAAGGGGCCGAAACTACTGGACTTGCAGCTACTGCAGCTGGCGCTGGAACAACTTGAGCTGGTACTTCAGAAGCCATTCTTGCTTCATTCTTACTGAACTGCAATTCGTCCGTTCCATTTTTATAAGAAAATTCTCTCAAACTTGATTGGTCAAATTGAGCCATCAAGTCCTTGATCTCATTTAAATTCATAATTATTTATTCTCCCAACGTTTGAAAGCAAGAACCGCATTGTGTCCACCAAAACCAAAAGTGTTTGAAATAGCATAAGGGATTTCTTGCTCCAATCCTTGTCCATAAACGACATTGGCTTCGATATAGTCTGACAACTCGCTTGTACCAGCTGTCATTGGTACATAGTTATGACGCATGGCTTCGATGGTAGCGATGGCTTCTACTGCCCCTGCAGCACCAAGCAAGTGTCCTGTAAAGGACTTGGTTGAAGATACAGGTACTTCTTTACCAAGGACAGCTACGATCGCACCACTTTCTCCTTTTTCATTAGCAGGAGTTGAAGTTCCGTGGGCGTTGACGTAAGCCACTTGCTCTGGAGAAATTTCTGCTTCTTCCAAAGCCAACTTCATAGCCTTAATCGCACCTTGACCCTCTGGATGAGGTGAAGTCATATGGTAAGCATCACAGGTATTACCGTAGCCAACTACTTCAGCCAAGATAGTTGCACCACGTTTTTCAGCATGTTCAAGGCTTTCAAGAACCAACATTCCTGAACCTTCTCCCATCACAAATCCGTTACGATCTTTGTCAAATGGGATAGAAGCACGAGTTGGATCCTCTGTAGTTGATAGGGCGGTCAAAGCTTGGAAACCAGCGATAGCAAAAGGAGTGATAGATGATTCTGATCCACCAACTAACATGACATCTTGGAAACCAAACTTGATAGAGCGGAAGGCATCCCCAATGGCATCGTTTGATGAAGCACAGGCTGTATTGATTGATTTACAGATACCGTTTGCTCCGAAACGCATGGCAACATTTCCTGAAGCCATATTTGGCAAGGCTTTTGGAAGTGTCATTGGTTTAACGCGTTTTGGACCTTTTTCATGAAGACGGATAACCTGATCTTCGATTTCTTTAATTCCCCCAATACCAGAAGCCACGATGACACCAAAGCGATCCTTATCGATTGCTTCTACATCAAGATTTGCATTTGTCACTGCTTCTTGAGCCGCATATAAGGCATACAAAGAATAGTTGTCAAAACGATTGGTATCTTTTTTGACAAAGTATTTATCAAATGGGAAATCTTGAACTTCTGCCGCATTGTGCACAGCAAATTCGCTGTGGTCAAACTTAGTGATTTCTCCAATTCCAATTTTCCCAGTTTGCAAACTGTTCCAAAATTCTTCTGGAGTATTTCCGATAGGAGAGGTCAATCCGTAACCTGTTACTACAACTCGATTTAGTTTCATCTGTCTTACCTATATCTTTCCTTATTTTTTACATGCTAAGTCCGCCATCAACAGCGAGAACTTGTCCAGTCAAATAATCCTGTCCAGCCAGGAACACTGTAGCATCTGCGATATGTTCTGCTTGACCAAAATGTTTCATTGGGATTTGGGCCAATGTCGCTTCCTTGACCTTATCAGACAAAACAGCAGTCATATCTGACTCGATCATTCCTGGTGCAAGAGCGTTTACGCGCACATTACGATTGGCAACCTCACGTGCAACTGACTTGGTAAAACCAATCAAACCTGCTTTAGAAGCTGCATAGTTGGCTTGTCCGATATTTCCCATCAAACCGACCACACTCGACATGTTGATAATCGCACCTTCACGTGCCTTGATCATCTGTTTCAAGACTGCTTGCGTCATGTTGAAGGCACCTGTCAAGTTGATCTTTATCACTTTTTCGAAGTCTTCTTCGGTCATCTTGAGCATAAGCGTATCTTGAGTGATCCCAGCATTGTTGACCAAGACATCGACAGAACCGAGTTCCGCAATCGCTTGATCTACCATACGCTTGGCATCTGCAAAGTCTGAAACATCACCTGAAATCGGTACTACTTTGACGCCGTAGTTTGAAAACTCAGCCAGCAATTCTTCTGAGATTGCTCCGCGACTATTCAAAACTACATTAGCGCCTAGTTGGGCAAATTTGTGAGCAATGGCAAGTCCGATACCACGACTTGAACCTGTTACAAAGACATTTTTGTTTGTAAGTTGCATTCTATTTCTCCTATTTCCTGTTGTATTTTGTGGGAGAAGGGATCATTAGTTTCCTAACAAAGCATCCAAGCTTGCTTGGTCTTCAACGTTAGCTAGCTGAGCTGTTTTATCAATTTTTTTGACAAAGCCTGATAGGACCTTGCCAGGACCAATTTCAATAAAGTTGGTTACCCCAGCATCCTGCATCACAGCAATACTTTCATAAAAACGAACAGGTTCTTTGACCTGACGCGTCAAAAGCTCTGGGATTCGATCTTTTTCCATAACAGCAGCTTCCGTATTGCCAACTAGTGGGCAAGTAAAATCAGCGAAACTCACTCCCTCAAGGGCTCCAGCTAGTTGCTGACTGGCTGACTCAAGAAGGGCCGTATGAAAAGGACCAGATACATTTAAAGGAATCAATCGTTTAGCTCCTGCTTCCTGCAAGAGTTCAACTGCTCGGTCAACCGCAGCCACCTCGCCACCGATAACGATTTGGCTTGGGGTGTTGTAGTTAGCTGGAGTCACTACTCCAACTTTAGAGGCTGTTTCACAAGCTTCCTCAATCACTTCAACTGGAGTATTAAGAACGGCAACCATCTTTCCAGATCCTGCAGGTGCAGCCTCTTCCATATAAGCCCCACGCTTAGCAACCAAGGCAACTGCATCCTCAAAGTCCAAGGCACCACTTGCTACAAGAGCTGAATATTCTCCGAGGGACAGTCCTGCCACCATGTCTGGCTGATAGCCTTTTTCTTTCAATAATCGGTAAATAGCAACGGATGTAGCTAGAATAGCTGGTTGCGTGTAGCGAGTCTGGTTTAACTTGGTTTCTTCCTTATCAATCAAGTCACGAAGGTCATAACCCAAAACCTGACTGGCTTGGTCAATTGTTTCCTTGACGATAGGGTAGCGATCATAGAGATCACGCCCCATTCCTAGATACTGAGCACCTTGACCTGCAAATAGAAAGGCTTTTTTAGTCATTTCTTACAACTCCTGCCCAACGAGAGGCTTCTTCTTGAATTTTTTTGGCTGCGCCATAGTATAGATCTTTTAGAATTTCTTCGACAGTTTCCTCTTTAGAAACCAAACCAGCGATCTGACCTGCCATGACAGACCCACCTTCTACATCTCCATGAACAACGGCTTTAGCTAGAGCACCAGCTCCCATTTGTTCAAAGATTTCTAAATCAGGATTTTCTTGTTTAAAGGCATCTTTTTCAGCCTGCTCAAAGTCACGTGTCAACTGATTTTTAATGGCACGAACAGCATGTCCAAAGTGTTGAGCGGAAATAGTCGTATCGATATCACGCGCTTTTAAGATTTTTTCCTTGTATTTTGGATGGGCGTTAGATTCCTTAGCTACTACGAAACGCGTACCAACTTGAACAGCCTCAGCACCAAGCATAAAGCCTGCAGCAACACCTTCACCGTCCGCAATTCCTCCAGCTGCGATAACTGGAATTGAAACAGCTGCAGTAACTTGGCGAACCAAGGTCATCGTTGTTAATTTACCAATATGTCCACCGGCTTCCATTCCTTCTGCAATAACTGCATCTGCACCAATTTTTTCCATGCGTTTTGCCAAAGCAACACTTGGAACAACGGGAATAACTGTAATTCCTGCATCATGGAAACGAGTCATGTATTTACTTGGATTTCCTGCACCAGTTGTAACAACCTTGACCCCTTCTTCAATCACGAGATCAACGATGTCTTCTACAAAAGGTGACAAGAGCATGATGTTGACACCAAAAGGTTTGTCCGTAAGTGATTTGATTTTATCGATATTAGCCTTTACGACCTCTTTAGGTGCATTCCCACCACCGATAATCCCTAGACCACCAGCTTTTGATACTGCACCAGCCAAGTCACCATCCGCAACCCAGGCCATTCCTCCTTGAAAAATAGGATAATCAATGTTCAATAATTCTGTAATACGTGTTTTCATAGTGCCTCCATCATTCCTTGCTTACGTAATAGTTCGATGAGTTTATCATTTGAGTTTCAAACTATTACCTAAACAAGAGGGAGTGGGTTTCCCCTACTCCTTCTAGTAATATGTTAATTATTTTGTTTGCTCTTCAACGTAGGCAACCAAGTCACCAACTGTTTTCAAGTTATCTTCTGCTTCGATTTGGATATCGAAAGCATCTTCGATTTCAGAGATTACTTGGAACAAGTCCAATGAATCTGCATCCAAATCATCAAAAGTAGATTCAAGTGTTACTTCTGATGCATCTTTCCCAAGTTCTTCAACGATAATTTCTTGTACTTTTTCAAATACTGCCATGATAGGACTCCTTTAAAATATAAAAAATTTATAACTATGTGTTCCACATGATTACCTAGATTGTAAGAATGAGTGTGCCCCATGTCAAACCTCCACCGAAGCCTGATAGGAGAATCGTCTGGCTACCATCTAAACGAATCATGCCATTTTCCACACACTCTGAGAGCAAAATCGGGATACTTGCTGCACTGGTATTTCCATACTCCATCATATTGGCAGGAAGCTTGTCTCGGTCTACGCCGATCTTCTTAGCCATCTTATCCAAAATGCGGATATTTGCCTGATGAAGCAATAGATAATCCAATTCTGATGCTGCGATTGGACCATTTTCAATGGTTTCTTTGATCGATCTAGCAACATCACGATTTGCAAAATCAAAAACTGCTCGTCCATCCATCTTCAAAAAAGCAGGAACTGCTTCTTGATCCGAGAAAGGAGAAGCCAAAGCCGTTTGACCATAGGTCAAACACTCGCTCCGAGAGCCATCCGTATAGAGACTTTCCACAAGGAAGTGACGTGTTTCGCTCG
This Streptococcus oralis DNA region includes the following protein-coding sequences:
- the fabD gene encoding ACP S-malonyltransferase translates to MTKKAFLFAGQGAQYLGMGRDLYDRYPIVKETIDQASQVLGYDLRDLIDKEETKLNQTRYTQPAILATSVAIYRLLKEKGYQPDMVAGLSLGEYSALVASGALDFEDAVALVAKRGAYMEEAAPAGSGKMVAVLNTPVEVIEEACETASKVGVVTPANYNTPSQIVIGGEVAAVDRAVELLQEAGAKRLIPLNVSGPFHTALLESASQQLAGALEGVSFADFTCPLVGNTEAAVMEKDRIPELLTRQVKEPVRFYESIAVMQDAGVTNFIEIGPGKVLSGFVKKIDKTAQLANVEDQASLDALLGN
- the efp gene encoding elongation factor P; the encoded protein is MIEASKLKAGMTFETADGKLIRVLEASHHKPGKGNTIMRMKLRDVRTGSTFDTSYRPEEKFEQAIIETVPAQYLYKMDDTAYFMNTETYDQYEIPVVNVENELLYILENSEVKIQFYGTEVIGVTVPTTVELTVAETQPSIKGATVTGSGKPATMETGLVVNVPDFIEAGQKLVINTAEGTYVSRA
- a CDS encoding Asp23/Gls24 family envelope stress response protein; protein product: MGIEEQLGEIVIAPRVLEKIIAIATAKVEGVHSFSNKSVSDTLSKLSLGRGVYLKNVDEELTADIYLYLEYGVKVPKVAVAIQKAVKDAVRNMADVELAAINIHVAGIVPDKTPKPELKDLFDEDFLND
- a CDS encoding acetyl-CoA carboxylase carboxyl transferase subunit alpha, translating into MNSAKIVREAREQSRLTALDFANGIFDEFIELHGDRSFRDDGAVIGGIGWLGDQAVTVVGIQKGKSLHDNLKRNFGQPHPEGYRKALRLMKQAEKFGRPVVTFINTAGAYPGVGAEERGQGEAIARNLMEMSDLKVPIIAIIIGEGGSGGALALAVANRVWMLENSIYAVLSPEGFASILWKDGSRAMEAAELMKITSHELLEMGIVDKVISEAGLSSKELLGCVKNELRAELDRLQELPLDQLIEERYQRFRKY
- the fabZ gene encoding 3-hydroxyacyl-ACP dehydratase FabZ, translated to MIDIQGIKEALPHRYPMLLVDRVLEVSEDTIVAIKNVTINEPFFNGHFPQYPVMPGVLIMEALAQTAGVLELSKPENKGKLVFYAGMDKVKFKKQVVPGDQLVMTATFVKRRGTIAVVEAKAEVDGKLAASGTLTFAIGN
- the fabK gene encoding enoyl-[acyl-carrier-protein] reductase FabK, whose amino-acid sequence is MKTRITELLNIDYPIFQGGMAWVADGDLAGAVSKAGGLGIIGGGNAPKEVVKANIDKIKSLTDKPFGVNIMLLSPFVEDIVDLVIEEGVKVVTTGAGNPSKYMTRFHDAGITVIPVVPSVALAKRMEKIGADAVIAEGMEAGGHIGKLTTMTLVRQVTAAVSIPVIAAGGIADGEGVAAGFMLGAEAVQVGTRFVVAKESNAHPKYKEKILKARDIDTTISAQHFGHAVRAIKNQLTRDFEQAEKDAFKQENPDLEIFEQMGAGALAKAVVHGDVEGGSVMAGQIAGLVSKEETVEEILKDLYYGAAKKIQEEASRWAGVVRND
- the fabG gene encoding 3-oxoacyl-[acyl-carrier-protein] reductase, whose protein sequence is MQLTNKNVFVTGSSRGIGLAIAHKFAQLGANVVLNSRGAISEELLAEFSNYGVKVVPISGDVSDFADAKRMVDQAIAELGSVDVLVNNAGITQDTLMLKMTEEDFEKVIKINLTGAFNMTQAVLKQMIKAREGAIINMSSVVGLMGNIGQANYAASKAGLIGFTKSVAREVANRNVRVNALAPGMIESDMTAVLSDKVKEATLAQIPMKHFGQAEHIADATVFLAGQDYLTGQVLAVDGGLSM
- the fabF gene encoding beta-ketoacyl-ACP synthase II; the protein is MKLNRVVVTGYGLTSPIGNTPEEFWNSLQTGKIGIGEITKFDHSEFAVHNAAEVQDFPFDKYFVKKDTNRFDNYSLYALYAAQEAVTNANLDVEAIDKDRFGVIVASGIGGIKEIEDQVIRLHEKGPKRVKPMTLPKALPNMASGNVAMRFGANGICKSINTACASSNDAIGDAFRSIKFGFQDVMLVGGSESSITPFAIAGFQALTALSTTEDPTRASIPFDKDRNGFVMGEGSGMLVLESLEHAEKRGATILAEVVGYGNTCDAYHMTSPHPEGQGAIKAMKLALEEAEISPEQVAYVNAHGTSTPANEKGESGAIVAVLGKEVPVSSTKSFTGHLLGAAGAVEAIATIEAMRHNYVPMTAGTSELSDYIEANVVYGQGLEQEIPYAISNTFGFGGHNAVLAFKRWENK
- the accB gene encoding acetyl-CoA carboxylase biotin carboxyl carrier protein, encoding MNLNEIKDLMAQFDQSSLREFSYKNGTDELQFSKNEARMASEVPAQVVPAPAAVAASPVVSAPSTPVESAVEEAPAPAETTVAPAGDVVESPLVGVAYLAAGPDKPAFVTVGDSVKKGQTLVIIEAMKVMNEIPAPKDGVVTEILVSNEEMVEFGKGLVRIK
- the accD gene encoding acetyl-CoA carboxylase, carboxyltransferase subunit beta yields the protein MALFSKKDKYIRINPNRSVRQKPQAKPEVPDELFSQCPGCKHTIYQKDLGSERICPHCSYTFRISAQERLDLTIDSDTFVEMFTGIETQDPLNFPGYQKKLASMREKTGLDEAVLTGTASIKGQKVALGIMDSNFIMASMGTVVGEKITRLFEYATVENLPVVLFTASGGARMQEGIMSLMQMAKISAAVQRHSKAGLFYLTILTDPTTGGVTASFAMEGDIILAEPQSLVGFAGRRVIENTVRETLPDDFQKAEFLLEHGFVDAIVKRRELPETIAKLVRLHGGSRG
- the nusB gene encoding transcription antitermination factor NusB gives rise to the protein MTSPLLESRRQLRKCAFQALMSLEFGTDVETACRFAYTHDREDTDVQLPAFLTELVSGVQAKKEELDKQITQHLKAGWTIERLTIVERNLLRLGVFEITSFDTPQLVAVNEAIELAKDFSDQKSARFINGLLSQFVTEEQ
- a CDS encoding CPBP family intramembrane glutamic endopeptidase; protein product: MKKTIHLGICMILMFLYIYLTPLGAITLARTFGLGMDSYIIFLVGEVLLIFFLFVLWLKKKKMLFIFDKKDWHWSYLAFLVGCFLIYSFLNGFRMQNIRLIDHSFIFQDLLSELYLNGRETTLSSLIFLIFNISIVPVVEETIYRGYFMNTFFPKSEFYLDVILSSFIFGLSHLVLSHRDPISLIIYSILGLLFAVAYRVTGSLRFTIVCHSFYNVIPYAPSILFYI
- the accC gene encoding acetyl-CoA carboxylase biotin carboxylase subunit; the protein is MFRKILIANRGEIAVRIIRAARELGIATVAVYSTADKEALHTLLADEAICIGPGKATESYLNINAILSAAVLTEAEAIHPGFGFLSENSKFATMCDEVGIKFIGPSGAVMDTMGDKINAREQMIKAGVPVIPGSDGEVHTAEEALAVAEKIGYPVMLKASAGGGGKGIRKVEKAEDLVAAFETASSEAKANFGNGAMYLERVIYPARHIEVQILADQEGHVVHLGERDCSLQRNNQKVLEESPSIAIGKTLRNEIGAAAVRAAESVGYENAGTIEFLLDEASGNFYFMEMNTRVQVEHPVTEFVSGVDIVKEQIRIAAGQPLPFKQEDIVLRGHAIECRINAENPAFNFAPSPGKITNLYLPSGGVGLRVDSAVYPGYTIPPYYDSMIAKIIVHGENRFDALMKMQRALYELDIEGVQTNADFQLDLISDRRVIAGDYDTSFLMETFLPKYQEKE